In a single window of the Amycolatopsis sp. cg5 genome:
- the lepB gene encoding signal peptidase I, producing MVEPVPQNAAEDDAERPEEEPSSSGRRSSHRRGKTSKKRSFWKELPILIVVALVLTILIQQFLAKVFMIPSGSMESTLHGCTGCFGDRVLVDRVVYDFTDPSPGDVIVFKGPESWNNTEITSQESGNIIVKGLRGLGSLIGFAPPDERDFVKRVIAVGGQTVQCCDSRNRVIVDGKALDEPYIHWEDPGQQTQASFEPVKVPAGRLWVMGDNRNASGDSRYQGGGGPNATIPLDNVIGKARIIVLPPSRWGGVTDHDPQESAQPAALSAPAWQQGIPLGVGTAAAFPVVFFGRRLAAGLRKSVKRKR from the coding sequence GTGGTGGAACCCGTGCCCCAGAACGCCGCTGAAGACGATGCAGAGCGTCCGGAAGAGGAGCCTTCCTCTTCCGGACGCCGCTCTTCTCACCGGCGTGGCAAAACCAGCAAGAAGCGCTCGTTCTGGAAAGAACTGCCGATCCTGATCGTCGTCGCACTCGTGCTGACGATCCTGATCCAGCAGTTCCTCGCCAAGGTCTTCATGATCCCGTCGGGGTCGATGGAGTCCACATTGCACGGGTGCACCGGTTGCTTCGGCGACCGCGTGCTGGTGGACAGGGTCGTCTACGACTTCACCGACCCGAGCCCCGGCGACGTGATCGTCTTCAAGGGCCCGGAATCGTGGAACAACACGGAGATCACGTCCCAGGAATCGGGCAACATCATCGTCAAGGGCCTGCGCGGGCTCGGTTCGCTGATCGGTTTCGCGCCCCCGGACGAGCGTGACTTCGTCAAGCGCGTGATCGCCGTCGGCGGCCAGACCGTGCAGTGCTGCGACTCCCGCAACCGGGTGATCGTGGACGGCAAGGCGCTCGACGAGCCGTACATCCACTGGGAAGACCCGGGCCAGCAGACCCAGGCGTCCTTCGAGCCGGTCAAGGTTCCCGCCGGCAGGCTCTGGGTGATGGGCGACAACCGCAACGCCTCCGGTGACTCGCGTTACCAGGGCGGCGGCGGTCCGAACGCGACCATCCCGCTCGACAACGTGATCGGCAAGGCCCGGATCATCGTGCTCCCGCCGTCCCGGTGGGGCGGCGTGACCGACCACGACCCGCAGGAATCCGCGCAGCCGGCGGCCTTGTCCGCGCCGGCGTGGCAGCAGGGGATCCCGCTGGGTGTCGGCACGGCGGCGGCTTTCCCGGTGGTGTTCTTCGGGCGCCGCCTGGCCGCGGGCCTGCGAAAGTCGGTCAAGCGAAAGCGTTAG
- the rplS gene encoding 50S ribosomal protein L19: MNTLDALDAHSLRSDIPDFRPGDTLKVHVRVIEGNRERNQIFQGVVIRRQNGGIRETFTVRKVSFGVGVERTFPVHSPNIAEIEVHKRGDVRRAKLYYLRDLRGKAAKIKERRENRETTSAS; encoded by the coding sequence ATGAACACCCTGGACGCACTGGACGCGCACTCGCTGCGTTCCGACATCCCGGACTTTCGCCCCGGCGACACGCTGAAGGTTCACGTCCGCGTCATCGAGGGCAACCGTGAGCGGAACCAGATCTTCCAGGGCGTCGTGATCCGCCGCCAGAACGGTGGCATCCGCGAGACCTTCACCGTGCGTAAGGTCTCGTTCGGTGTCGGAGTGGAGCGCACCTTCCCGGTGCACTCGCCGAACATCGCCGAGATCGAGGTGCACAAGCGCGGTGACGTGCGTCGCGCCAAGCTGTACTACCTCCGCGACCTGCGCGGCAAGGCGGCCAAGATCAAGGAGCGCCGCGAGAACCGCGAGACGACCTCCGCTTCCTAA
- the trmD gene encoding tRNA (guanosine(37)-N1)-methyltransferase TrmD: MRIDVVTIFPEYLDPLRAALLGRAIERGLIEIGVRDLRDWTQDVHRAVDDAPYGGGPGMVMKPQIWGPALDEVCGEKTRLVVPTPAGRPFTQAMAHEFAAEEHLVFACGRYEGIDQRVIDDAARRMPVDEVSIGDYVLVGGEAAVLVMVEAVVRLLPGVLGNKLSAEQDSFSDGLLEGPSYTRPEVWRELAVPDVLRSGNHALVERWRRDQALERTVQRRPELIDRLPEGSLDKHDLRLLESLREASE; encoded by the coding sequence GTGCGCATCGACGTCGTCACGATCTTCCCCGAGTACCTCGACCCGCTCCGGGCCGCGCTGCTCGGCAGGGCGATCGAACGCGGGCTCATCGAGATCGGCGTGCGCGACCTGCGTGACTGGACGCAGGACGTGCACCGCGCCGTCGACGACGCGCCGTACGGCGGCGGCCCCGGCATGGTCATGAAGCCGCAGATCTGGGGCCCCGCGCTCGACGAGGTCTGCGGTGAGAAGACCAGGCTCGTCGTGCCGACGCCTGCCGGTCGCCCGTTCACCCAGGCGATGGCGCACGAGTTCGCCGCGGAAGAGCACCTGGTGTTCGCCTGCGGCCGCTACGAGGGCATCGACCAGCGGGTGATCGACGACGCCGCGCGCCGGATGCCGGTCGACGAGGTGTCGATCGGCGACTACGTGCTGGTCGGCGGCGAGGCCGCGGTGCTGGTGATGGTCGAGGCCGTCGTCCGGCTGCTGCCGGGCGTGCTCGGCAACAAGCTGTCGGCCGAGCAGGACTCGTTCTCCGACGGCCTGCTCGAAGGACCCAGTTACACCCGTCCGGAAGTCTGGCGTGAGCTGGCCGTTCCGGACGTCCTGCGCTCGGGAAACCACGCGCTGGTCGAGCGCTGGCGCCGTGATCAGGCGCTGGAGCGGACCGTCCAGCGCCGCCCCGAGCTGATCGACCGGCTGCCCGAGGGTAGTCTCGACAAACACGATCTCCGGCTTCTCGAGAGTCTTCGCGAAGCGTCGGAGTAG
- the rimM gene encoding ribosome maturation factor RimM (Essential for efficient processing of 16S rRNA) produces MQVVVGRVAKAHGINGELAVDVHTDSPDQRFATGKTVTTKLRDGSHRELTVAAARSHSGRLLVRFTEVVTRDVAETLRGALLLADTADLGPTGDPEEFYDHELEGLRAELADGTVVGKVIEVLHSAAGELLSLDRDGRTVLVPFVHAIVPTVDIAGGRVVLDPPEGLLD; encoded by the coding sequence GTGCAGGTCGTAGTGGGCAGGGTCGCGAAGGCGCACGGCATCAACGGTGAACTCGCCGTCGACGTGCACACCGACTCACCCGATCAGCGCTTCGCCACGGGTAAGACCGTGACGACGAAGCTGCGTGACGGCTCGCACCGTGAACTCACCGTGGCAGCCGCCCGCTCACACAGCGGGCGGCTGCTCGTGCGTTTCACGGAGGTCGTGACCAGGGACGTGGCGGAGACCCTGCGGGGCGCGCTGCTGCTCGCGGACACGGCGGACCTCGGGCCGACCGGGGATCCCGAAGAGTTCTACGACCACGAACTCGAAGGTCTTCGGGCCGAGCTGGCCGACGGCACCGTCGTCGGCAAGGTCATCGAAGTGCTGCACTCGGCGGCGGGCGAGCTGCTTTCGCTCGATCGCGACGGCAGGACGGTGCTCGTGCCGTTCGTGCACGCGATCGTCCCGACCGTCGACATCGCGGGTGGCCGGGTCGTGCTCGACCCCCCTGAAGGATTGCTGGACTAA
- a CDS encoding RNA-binding protein — protein sequence MSFLADSLEHLVRGIVDNPDEVRVELLTTRRGRTLEVHVHPDDLGKVIGRGGRTATALRTVMGGIGGRGVRVDVVDTDR from the coding sequence GTGAGCTTCCTCGCCGACTCACTCGAACACCTCGTTCGCGGGATCGTCGACAACCCGGACGAGGTGAGGGTCGAACTGCTGACCACTCGCCGCGGCCGGACCCTCGAGGTGCACGTGCACCCCGACGATCTCGGCAAGGTGATCGGTCGCGGCGGTCGTACCGCGACCGCCCTGCGCACGGTCATGGGCGGCATCGGTGGCCGCGGCGTCCGCGTGGACGTCGTCGACACCGACCGCTGA
- the rpsP gene encoding 30S ribosomal protein S16 has translation MAVKIKLQRLGKIRAPYYRIIVADARTRRDGKAIETIGKYHPKEEPSFIEVDTERAQHWLKVGAQPTEPVQRILEITGDWQKFKGLPGAEGTLKVAEPKPSKQDLFNAALAAAGDTASNEATTPKSKKAPKKTEDKAEGEKAEA, from the coding sequence GTGGCCGTCAAGATCAAGCTTCAGCGCCTTGGCAAGATCCGTGCGCCGTACTACCGGATCATCGTCGCCGACGCGCGCACCCGTCGTGATGGCAAGGCCATCGAGACGATCGGCAAGTACCACCCGAAGGAGGAGCCCTCCTTCATCGAGGTCGACACCGAGCGGGCGCAGCACTGGCTGAAGGTCGGCGCGCAGCCCACCGAGCCGGTCCAGCGCATCCTCGAGATCACCGGTGACTGGCAGAAGTTCAAGGGCCTCCCGGGCGCCGAGGGCACGCTGAAGGTCGCGGAGCCGAAGCCGTCCAAGCAGGACCTCTTCAACGCCGCGCTCGCCGCCGCCGGTGACACCGCTTCGAACGAGGCCACCACGCCGAAGTCGAAGAAGGCCCCCAAGAAGACCGAGGACAAGGCCGAGGGAGAGAAGGCCGAAGCGTGA
- a CDS encoding lysostaphin resistance A-like protein: MDEEPPRPPRWGFGAFLLVEAVLLASAAFVGVLLGDVPSGQPIPVRDVLIGTAAPTMTAAAVALLITRLRGNGPVADLRLGWRWADVRTGLKFGLLGLVLTSIGAYVWTQIVGDANATSAISALVEDQKMSVPAAVAMFLYLWLLGPICEEIIYRGLLWGAVERLHWSNERVGRTAAFVLSTAVFAASHLEPLRTTLLIVISIPIGLARLVTGRLLGSVVAHQMNNFLPALAILLTSLGIATI, from the coding sequence ATGGACGAGGAGCCACCGAGACCGCCACGCTGGGGCTTCGGCGCCTTCCTGCTCGTCGAGGCGGTGTTGCTGGCCTCGGCCGCGTTCGTCGGCGTGCTGCTCGGTGATGTGCCGTCCGGCCAGCCGATCCCGGTGCGTGACGTGCTCATCGGAACCGCCGCGCCGACCATGACAGCGGCCGCGGTGGCGTTGCTGATCACCCGGCTCAGGGGCAACGGCCCGGTCGCCGACCTGCGGCTGGGCTGGCGCTGGGCGGACGTCCGCACCGGGCTCAAGTTCGGCCTGCTCGGCCTGGTGCTCACCTCGATCGGCGCCTACGTGTGGACCCAGATCGTCGGCGACGCCAACGCCACCTCGGCCATCAGCGCGCTGGTCGAGGACCAGAAGATGTCCGTGCCCGCCGCCGTCGCGATGTTCCTCTACCTCTGGCTGCTCGGCCCGATCTGCGAGGAGATCATCTACCGCGGCCTGCTCTGGGGCGCGGTCGAACGCCTGCACTGGAGCAATGAGCGCGTCGGCAGGACGGCGGCCTTCGTGCTCTCGACGGCGGTGTTCGCGGCCAGTCACCTCGAGCCGCTGCGCACCACGCTGCTGATCGTGATCTCCATCCCGATCGGCCTCGCGCGGCTGGTGACCGGGCGGCTGCTCGGCAGTGTCGTCGCGCACCAGATGAACAACTTCCTCCCGGCGCTCGCGATCTTGCTGACCTCGCTCGGGATCGCCACGATCTAG
- a CDS encoding lysostaphin resistance A-like protein: MDREPEQDVRAGLVLGAHWGFLAFFIGIGGYHLANLLIAVFFSGHFGGFDQLELHDVGPLLLVAFVPNLLLGLGPLIGSKLWGLGLVKDFGAVSLRDVKVGLACGGFALLAGYLANLVLIAVYGTERASENPLTDFSSEMGGSRLWLVLAALIVVLAAPLTEELLVRGALWSALDRYKIPQWVTLVLTAIVFAHLHGEPTRTVALFAQGIVIGLARYFTGNVSASVVAHAANNLPPALLLLGGN, from the coding sequence GTGGACCGGGAGCCAGAACAGGACGTCCGTGCCGGACTCGTGCTCGGCGCCCACTGGGGCTTCCTCGCCTTCTTCATCGGCATCGGCGGCTATCACCTCGCCAACCTGCTGATCGCGGTCTTCTTCTCGGGGCACTTCGGCGGATTCGATCAGCTCGAACTGCACGACGTCGGCCCGTTGCTGCTGGTCGCGTTCGTGCCGAACCTGTTGCTGGGACTCGGTCCGCTGATCGGGTCGAAGCTCTGGGGCCTCGGGTTGGTCAAGGACTTCGGGGCAGTGAGTCTCCGAGACGTCAAGGTCGGCCTGGCCTGCGGTGGTTTCGCACTGCTGGCCGGGTATCTGGCAAACCTGGTGCTGATCGCGGTCTATGGCACCGAGCGAGCTTCCGAGAATCCGCTTACCGACTTCTCAAGCGAGATGGGCGGCTCCCGGCTCTGGCTGGTGCTGGCCGCGCTGATCGTCGTGCTGGCCGCTCCGCTCACCGAAGAGCTGCTCGTGCGCGGTGCGCTTTGGTCGGCGCTCGACCGCTACAAGATCCCGCAATGGGTGACACTGGTGCTGACCGCGATCGTCTTCGCGCATCTGCACGGTGAGCCGACGCGCACGGTCGCCTTGTTCGCCCAAGGCATCGTGATCGGCCTCGCCCGCTATTTCACCGGCAACGTCAGCGCGAGCGTCGTCGCGCATGCCGCCAACAATCTTCCGCCGGCGCTTTTGCTGCTCGGCGGTAACTGA
- a CDS encoding amidohydrolase family protein, giving the protein MTALHLRGVVLPDDERRDLWITGGRITSEPVPGAETIEGFLVPGLVDAHCHPGLSATGATSLEEAAEQAKTDRDAGTLLIRDCGLPLDVRPLQARGDLPRIIRAGQHLALVKRYIPGFGIELDDPGQLPAAVAEQAKNGDGWVKLVGDWIDRSVGDLAPLWPDDVLAEAVKVAHDAGAKVTAHVFGEHALDGLLKAGIDCLEHGTGLSADQLDGMAKNNVALVPTLINIDNFPGIADKATRFPTYADHMRALHAGVGEMVAAAVEAGVAVYAGSDAGGMVAHGRLVDEIEALHRAGMTREQALGSASWAAREWLGYQGIVDGAHADLLVYATDPREDLGVLRHPTHIILRGVVCGT; this is encoded by the coding sequence ATGACCGCACTGCACCTGCGCGGGGTCGTGCTGCCGGACGATGAGCGGCGCGACCTGTGGATCACCGGCGGCCGGATCACCAGTGAGCCGGTGCCCGGCGCCGAGACCATCGAAGGTTTCCTGGTGCCCGGCCTGGTCGACGCGCATTGTCACCCCGGGCTCAGTGCGACCGGCGCGACCTCGCTGGAGGAGGCGGCCGAGCAGGCCAAGACCGACCGCGACGCCGGCACGCTGCTGATCCGCGACTGCGGGCTGCCGCTCGACGTGCGGCCGCTTCAAGCGCGGGGTGACCTGCCGCGGATCATCCGGGCCGGTCAGCATCTCGCGCTGGTCAAGCGTTACATCCCCGGCTTCGGCATCGAGCTCGACGACCCCGGGCAGCTGCCCGCGGCCGTCGCGGAGCAGGCGAAGAACGGCGACGGCTGGGTCAAGCTCGTCGGTGACTGGATCGACCGGAGCGTGGGGGACCTCGCGCCGCTGTGGCCGGACGACGTCCTCGCCGAGGCCGTCAAGGTCGCGCACGACGCCGGCGCCAAGGTCACCGCGCACGTGTTCGGCGAGCACGCGCTCGACGGGTTGCTCAAGGCCGGGATCGACTGCCTCGAACACGGCACGGGCCTGTCGGCCGACCAGCTCGACGGCATGGCGAAGAACAACGTCGCGCTCGTGCCGACGCTGATCAACATCGACAACTTCCCCGGTATCGCCGACAAGGCCACGCGGTTCCCGACCTACGCCGACCACATGCGCGCGCTCCACGCGGGCGTGGGGGAGATGGTCGCCGCCGCCGTCGAGGCGGGCGTCGCCGTCTACGCGGGCAGCGATGCGGGCGGGATGGTCGCGCACGGGCGTCTCGTCGACGAGATCGAGGCGCTGCACCGCGCCGGCATGACACGTGAGCAGGCGCTGGGTTCGGCTTCGTGGGCCGCGCGCGAGTGGCTCGGGTACCAGGGGATCGTTGACGGCGCCCACGCCGACCTGCTGGTGTACGCCACCGATCCGCGCGAAGACCTCGGTGTTCTCCGGCATCCGACGCACATCATCTTGCGTGGCGTCGTATGTGGCACCTGA
- the ffh gene encoding signal recognition particle protein — translation MFDTLSDRLTSALQTLTRKGKLSDADIDATAREIRIALLEADVALAVVKEFIAKVKERAKGAEVSAALNPAQQVIKIVNEELVTILGGETRRLNLAKNPPTVIMLAGLQGAGKTTLAGKLAMHLKKQGHAPLLVACDLQRPNAVTQLQVVGERAGVTTFAPEPGNGVGDPVDVARRAIEEAKHAQHDIVLVDTAGRLGVDEELMKQAADIRDAVTPDEILFVVDAMIGQDAVNTAEAFRDGVGFTGVVLTKLDGDARGGAALSVRQVTGQPILFASNGEKLEDFDIFHPDRMASRILGMGDVLSLIEQAEQAFDQDQAQKAAEKLTSGQLTLEDFLEQMLAVRKMGPIGNLLGMLPGAGQMKDQLAQVDDKHLDRLQAIIRGMTPAERADPKIINGSRRLRIANGSGVAVREVNDLVNRFYEARKMMAQMAGRFGFGGGGGSKSRKGKKGKKGGRGPTQPKMRGGFPGGMPMLPPGAMPPGGMPDLGSLGGGMNDVPGFDPSKFKLPPQK, via the coding sequence GTGTTCGACACCCTCTCCGATCGGCTCACTTCTGCGCTGCAGACACTGACGCGCAAGGGCAAGCTGTCCGACGCGGACATCGACGCGACCGCGCGCGAGATCCGGATCGCGCTGCTCGAGGCCGATGTCGCGCTGGCCGTGGTGAAGGAATTCATCGCGAAGGTGAAGGAGCGGGCGAAGGGTGCTGAGGTCTCTGCGGCGCTCAACCCGGCTCAGCAGGTCATCAAGATCGTCAACGAAGAGCTCGTCACCATTCTCGGTGGTGAGACGCGGCGGCTGAACCTTGCCAAGAACCCGCCGACCGTCATCATGCTCGCCGGTCTCCAGGGTGCTGGTAAGACGACGCTCGCCGGCAAGCTGGCCATGCACCTTAAGAAGCAGGGACACGCTCCTCTGCTCGTAGCGTGTGACCTTCAGCGTCCTAACGCCGTCACGCAGCTGCAGGTCGTCGGTGAGCGCGCGGGCGTCACGACATTTGCGCCGGAGCCTGGCAACGGCGTAGGCGACCCTGTCGACGTAGCGCGCCGGGCGATCGAAGAGGCCAAGCACGCTCAGCACGACATCGTGCTCGTCGACACCGCTGGCCGTCTCGGTGTCGACGAAGAGCTTATGAAGCAGGCCGCGGACATCCGCGACGCTGTCACGCCTGACGAGATCCTGTTCGTCGTCGACGCGATGATCGGTCAGGACGCGGTCAACACCGCTGAGGCCTTCCGAGACGGTGTCGGCTTTACCGGCGTCGTGCTGACCAAGCTCGATGGTGACGCTCGCGGTGGTGCCGCGCTCTCCGTCCGGCAGGTCACCGGGCAGCCGATCCTTTTCGCCTCGAACGGTGAGAAGCTCGAAGACTTCGACATCTTCCACCCCGACCGGATGGCCAGCCGGATCCTCGGCATGGGTGACGTCCTCTCACTCATCGAGCAGGCCGAGCAGGCGTTCGACCAGGACCAGGCGCAGAAGGCCGCTGAGAAGCTGACCAGCGGTCAGCTGACCCTCGAAGACTTCCTGGAGCAGATGCTCGCGGTCCGCAAGATGGGGCCGATCGGCAACCTGCTCGGCATGCTGCCGGGCGCGGGCCAGATGAAGGACCAGCTCGCGCAGGTCGATGACAAGCACCTCGACCGGCTGCAGGCGATCATCCGGGGCATGACCCCCGCCGAACGGGCGGACCCGAAGATCATCAACGGGTCGCGGCGGCTGCGGATCGCGAACGGCTCCGGGGTGGCCGTGCGTGAGGTGAACGACCTGGTCAACCGGTTCTACGAGGCGCGCAAGATGATGGCGCAGATGGCGGGCCGGTTCGGGTTCGGCGGTGGTGGCGGGAGCAAGAGCCGCAAGGGCAAGAAGGGCAAAAAAGGCGGGCGTGGCCCGACGCAGCCCAAGATGCGCGGCGGGTTCCCCGGTGGCATGCCGATGCTGCCGCCGGGTGCGATGCCGCCCGGCGGGATGCCTGACCTGGGCTCGCTCGGTGGCGGGATGAACGATGTGCCGGGCTTCGACCCGTCGAAGTTCAAGCTGCCGCCGCAGAAATGA
- a CDS encoding Ku protein, with protein MRAVWRGTIGYGAFAIPVRVYGATEENSVPLNQVHKTDGGRIKFRKVCELDNEEVPLEDIAKGYQVPGGDIVMLTEDDFASLPLPNAETIEIRSFVPLDQIDPIYFTKSYYLEPEPQGTKPYVLLVEALKESGKVGIVRVALRQKETLGALRVYDQTLLLDTMLWPDEIRTPDFPFQYEDITVTRGEVRAAVALIDELASDFEPRDYADGYREALETLIQAKIEGSDLVQPTEGVQEAGVDALLASLRNSLLAADKAKAASQAAKRANERTPQGR; from the coding sequence ATGCGAGCGGTGTGGAGGGGAACGATCGGCTACGGGGCATTCGCCATCCCCGTGAGGGTTTACGGCGCCACCGAGGAGAACAGCGTCCCGCTCAACCAGGTCCACAAGACCGACGGCGGCCGGATCAAGTTCCGCAAGGTGTGCGAGCTCGACAACGAAGAGGTCCCGCTCGAAGACATCGCCAAGGGCTACCAGGTCCCCGGCGGCGACATCGTCATGCTCACCGAGGACGACTTCGCGAGCCTCCCGCTGCCCAACGCCGAGACCATCGAGATCCGTTCGTTCGTGCCGCTCGACCAGATCGACCCGATCTACTTCACCAAGAGCTACTACCTCGAACCCGAGCCGCAGGGCACCAAGCCCTACGTCCTGCTCGTCGAGGCGCTCAAGGAGTCCGGCAAGGTCGGCATCGTCAGGGTCGCGCTCCGCCAGAAGGAGACGCTCGGCGCGCTCCGGGTGTACGACCAGACGCTCCTGCTCGACACCATGCTCTGGCCCGACGAGATCCGCACGCCCGACTTCCCGTTCCAGTACGAGGACATCACCGTCACCCGCGGCGAGGTCAGGGCCGCGGTCGCGCTCATCGACGAGCTCGCCAGCGACTTCGAGCCGCGCGACTACGCCGACGGCTATCGCGAGGCCCTTGAGACGCTCATCCAGGCCAAGATCGAGGGCAGCGACCTGGTCCAGCCGACCGAGGGCGTCCAAGAAGCGGGCGTTGATGCCCTCCTTGCGTCGCTCCGCAACAGCCTTCTCGCCGCTGACAAGGCCAAAGCGGCATCCCAGGCCGCAAAGCGCGCGAACGAGAGGACTCCGCAGGGCCGATGA